GTCAAGAGCAAAGAGGAACAGGAGCGGCGACGGGAAGCGCTGTACCGCATGTTGATGGGCAAGCGCCAGGAAATCATGAAGGAGATCGAAGGCAACCTCGGTCAGTCCTTGACGGAGGACCAGCAGCGGCGGCTTGAATCGGCGCGCGACGTCGGCGACCAGGCCCTCATGGATTTGGAGCGCGAGTTGGGCATCTCGTTGATGGAGATGCGGAACCGCAAGCGCCAACTCATCGACGAAGCGCTGACTCGCCTGGCCGAGGGCACTTACGGGGTGTGCGCCGAATGCGGCGTGGAGATCAGTGAAAAGCGACTGGCCGCGGTGCCGTTCGCGAAGCTCTGCGTCGAATGCCAGTCCAAACTGGAGTTGCTGGAAAAAATCGAGAAGGAAGAGGAACGGGAGTAGGCTGTTTCTTGATCGGTTCCTTGGCTGAGAAGTTTCCGTCTCGTGTCTGTTCGGCTCACATTGTTCTCCCCCGAGCGTTTTCTTCGACGAACGATCCCTCACAGCGGCCGCCGGCTGATTCTCGCCCGCGCGATCAGGTACAATGCTGTTTGCGCCTGGTGAAACGGCGAGGACACGACAGGAACGGTCCGTGATGAAAGCGGTCGTGCTCGCGAGCGGCGGTCTGGACTCCACCGTCACGGCGGCGGTCGCGAAACAGGACGGCTGCGCCCTCTATTTCTTAACGGTTTCGTACGGGCAGCGTCATCGGATTGAAGTCGAGCGCGCGCGCGAAATCGCGCGGACCCTGGGCGCCGCCGATCATGTCGTGCTCGAGTTGGACCTGCGGCGCTTCGGTGGCTCCGCGCTCACGGGCGCCGAGTCGGTGCCCAAAGACCGGGCGCCCGCTGACCGGGCCGAGGGCATCCCGGCGACCTATGTGCCGGCCCGCAACACCGTGTTCCTGTCGCTGGCCCTGGCCTATGCGGAAGCGCTGGACGCCCGGCACATTTACTTCGGCGCCAACGTGCTGGACTACTCGGGGTATCCCGATTGCCGGCCGGAGTTCATCCAAGCGTTCGAAGCCGTGGCGAGACTCGGCACCAAAGCCGGAGTGGAAGGACGGGCGGTGACGATCCGGACCCCGTTGCTGTACCTGTCCAAAGCCGAGATCATCCGGACCGGCGTGGCGCTGAAGGTGCCGTTCCATCTGACCCACAGTTGCTATGATCCGGTGCCGCCTGGCCTGGCTTGCGGCCGCTGCGACAGTTGTCTCATCCGGCGGGAAGGATTCCAGCAGGCCGGAGTTGCCGATCCCATTCAGTATGCGGTAGGTTAGCCGAGTCCGATGCCTGTCTCTCCGGAAGAATTCTTCATGTATCTGACGATCGCGCTGATCGTGCTGGTTCCGGTGTCGGCGCGTCTCTATCGGCGCGTGACGATGAAGCGGACGACCGAGATGTTGCGGCGGCAATTCGGCCGCGCCGAGGCGCCGGAGCGAAAACCCGAATGAGCACACGGGTGACGCGAGAATATAAGGCGAGGGATCCCGGGGCGCCGAGGGCCTCAATGCGGGCGGGGTTGACCCTTTGTCTGCTGGCGGCCGGTCTTTCTTCCGCCTGCGCCGACGGATCGGCGACACAGAATGCGGCGGTTCCGGCAGAGTTTCGGACCGGCGCGGCCAAGTTCAAGGCCAACTGCGCCGGCTGTCATGGCGAGCGGGCCGCCGGCACGACTCAGGGCCCGCCGCTGGTCCACAAGATCTACGAACCCAATCACCATCCGGATATCACCTTCCAGCGAGCAGCCGCGAACGGCGTCCGCGCCCACCACTGGAACTTCGGGAACATGCCCAAGATCGACGGGGTCACGCCTGAAGACGTCGATCAGATCATCCGCTATGTCCGCTGGCTCCAGCGCCAAGCGGGAATCAACTGAAGACCCGGCGCAATCCCTG
The DNA window shown above is from Nitrospirota bacterium and carries:
- a CDS encoding TraR/DksA family transcriptional regulator, with protein sequence MAGKVQAKKKTTSKSKAPGKPAAKPRVSSSAVEIKEPRSLQPRALGKDKEPVKSKEEQERRREALYRMLMGKRQEIMKEIEGNLGQSLTEDQQRRLESARDVGDQALMDLERELGISLMEMRNRKRQLIDEALTRLAEGTYGVCAECGVEISEKRLAAVPFAKLCVECQSKLELLEKIEKEEERE
- the queC gene encoding 7-cyano-7-deazaguanine synthase QueC is translated as MKAVVLASGGLDSTVTAAVAKQDGCALYFLTVSYGQRHRIEVERAREIARTLGAADHVVLELDLRRFGGSALTGAESVPKDRAPADRAEGIPATYVPARNTVFLSLALAYAEALDARHIYFGANVLDYSGYPDCRPEFIQAFEAVARLGTKAGVEGRAVTIRTPLLYLSKAEIIRTGVALKVPFHLTHSCYDPVPPGLACGRCDSCLIRREGFQQAGVADPIQYAVG
- a CDS encoding cytochrome c, producing the protein MRAGLTLCLLAAGLSSACADGSATQNAAVPAEFRTGAAKFKANCAGCHGERAAGTTQGPPLVHKIYEPNHHPDITFQRAAANGVRAHHWNFGNMPKIDGVTPEDVDQIIRYVRWLQRQAGIN